In Parasphingorhabdus halotolerans, a single window of DNA contains:
- a CDS encoding PH domain-containing protein, which yields MIENAVTEAQGGVDSAEGPVSHRLHPLTLLINFIGLLPSVGFALVALTWSNFDKALDAGFLWLAPLIIPLIFAIPMFFTWLAWSRFSYTVGAEDLRIQSGVLSRNNRSIPYERIQDVNVEQKLIARFLGLAKVKIETGGSGGDEDSLDAVSLLEAERLRDIIRDRKAGLIAGTGSQTDAVEGVADEEDSTPVFAMNNTRVFVAGLFDFSFILLALLGAAAQNLDFLLPGEVFDPRYWAGLWMDQEFVNGLSFGTRVLGILGAIGSLVFIGVASGVIRTFVREYGFRLDRVKAGFRRRRGLFTLTDMVMPIQRVQAAIIKTGPIRERFGWYHLKFQSLASDVGGESDHSAAPCAKPDEIEPIMEETGIRNAAPELIFDNVDSAMWWRDALILALALAAIAWALSHFLHPAFFALILLWIPVTASMILNWRRHRYALTKDQLFVHTGWWSRKLTILPLRKIQSVDLEQSPLDHPLNLATLTIGVAGGSALTPLKINHIDYQRAMDLRLNLLGPSSGLISTAKQH from the coding sequence ATGATCGAAAATGCGGTGACCGAAGCTCAGGGCGGTGTCGATTCCGCAGAAGGTCCGGTAAGTCACCGGTTGCACCCACTCACCTTGCTGATTAACTTTATCGGTCTGCTGCCCTCGGTTGGCTTCGCTCTTGTCGCACTGACCTGGTCGAACTTCGATAAGGCGCTGGATGCGGGTTTCCTATGGCTGGCACCGCTCATCATTCCACTGATATTTGCCATCCCGATGTTCTTCACCTGGCTCGCCTGGTCGCGCTTTTCCTATACTGTCGGGGCAGAGGATTTGCGGATTCAAAGCGGCGTCTTATCGCGCAACAATCGCTCGATCCCCTACGAACGTATTCAGGATGTGAATGTCGAACAAAAGTTGATCGCCCGCTTCTTGGGATTGGCAAAAGTGAAAATCGAAACAGGTGGATCCGGCGGTGATGAAGATTCTCTTGATGCAGTGTCACTGCTTGAAGCGGAGAGATTGCGGGATATTATCCGTGATCGCAAAGCCGGATTGATCGCCGGGACTGGTTCCCAAACGGACGCAGTTGAAGGCGTTGCGGACGAAGAAGATAGCACTCCGGTTTTCGCAATGAACAACACGCGCGTTTTTGTCGCCGGGCTGTTTGATTTCTCGTTCATTTTACTCGCCCTGCTCGGGGCCGCTGCGCAAAACCTTGATTTTTTGCTTCCGGGGGAAGTTTTTGACCCGCGATACTGGGCGGGCCTCTGGATGGATCAGGAGTTCGTCAATGGTCTAAGCTTCGGAACGCGAGTTCTGGGGATATTGGGCGCTATCGGATCGCTGGTCTTCATCGGTGTCGCCAGCGGCGTCATCCGCACCTTTGTTCGCGAATACGGATTTCGACTGGACCGGGTGAAGGCCGGTTTCCGCCGCCGACGCGGCCTTTTTACGCTGACCGATATGGTCATGCCAATCCAGCGGGTACAGGCGGCGATCATTAAGACCGGACCGATTCGCGAGCGCTTTGGCTGGTATCACCTGAAGTTTCAATCGCTGGCCAGCGATGTTGGCGGAGAGAGCGATCACAGCGCTGCGCCTTGCGCCAAGCCTGATGAAATTGAACCGATAATGGAGGAAACCGGCATCCGCAACGCGGCGCCGGAACTCATATTCGATAATGTGGATTCGGCCATGTGGTGGCGGGATGCTTTGATCCTCGCGCTGGCGCTGGCGGCAATAGCCTGGGCACTTTCGCATTTCTTGCATCCGGCATTTTTTGCCCTGATTTTGCTTTGGATACCCGTCACGGCGTCAATGATTTTAAACTGGCGGCGTCACCGGTACGCGCTGACCAAGGATCAACTGTTTGTCCATACGGGATGGTGGAGCCGCAAGCTCACCATCTTGCCGTTGCGCAAAATCCAATCGGTTGATCTGGAACAATCGCCACTGGATCATCCGCTGAATTTGGCCACGCTAACAATCGGCGTCGCTGGCGGATCAGCTTTAACACCGCTCAAGATTAATCACATCGACTATCAGCGGGCGATGGATTTGCGTCTGAACCTGCTTGGCCCTTCCAGCGGTCTGATCTCAACAGCCAAGCAACACTAG
- a CDS encoding PH domain-containing protein, producing MTEQASMSSTPLAAADPLEQMETDHLRAYNQGLTPLHPPQKSLMRLNVIFGVLPLVIASFVAAYFLQTQLGIAATYLLVPFNVFAFLLIVMLPYRKFRRWGYEMGDEQLRVLRGFLWRTDTIVPFNRIQHIDVAQGPLQRWLGLSTLVVHTAGTHNSIVTLPGLATADAEAMRETIKGHIRKDMI from the coding sequence ATGACCGAACAAGCCTCCATGTCTTCCACGCCGCTGGCCGCAGCCGATCCATTGGAACAGATGGAAACCGACCATTTGCGCGCCTATAATCAGGGCCTGACACCGCTGCATCCACCGCAAAAGTCACTGATGCGACTCAATGTTATATTTGGCGTTTTGCCGCTCGTTATCGCGTCTTTTGTGGCCGCCTATTTCCTGCAAACACAATTGGGCATTGCTGCGACTTACCTGCTGGTGCCGTTCAACGTCTTCGCATTTCTGTTGATCGTGATGCTGCCGTATCGCAAGTTTCGCCGCTGGGGCTATGAGATGGGCGATGAGCAACTGCGCGTGCTGCGCGGGTTTTTGTGGCGGACGGACACCATCGTCCCGTTCAACCGTATCCAGCATATTGATGTCGCGCAGGGGCCTTTGCAGCGCTGGCTCGGGCTCTCCACTCTGGTGGTCCACACCGCCGGCACGCATAATAGCATCGTCACCCTGCCCGGTCTCGCGACTGCCGATGCCGAGGCGATGCGCGAGACGATCAAGGGCCATATTCGCAAAGACATGATATGA
- a CDS encoding NAD(P)H-dependent flavin oxidoreductase, whose amino-acid sequence MQSQSKLSHLMKRGTDLLGSETAIMCGAMSWVSERNLVSAISNAGGFGVIACGAMTPDLLDTEIAETKKLTSKPFGVNLITMHPDLMALIAVCGKHEVTHVVLAGGLPPKGSLEAIKATGAKVICFAPALSLAKKFLRSGVDAIVIEGMEAGGHIGPVSTSVLAQEILPELAKEVPIFVAGGIARGSAIAGYLEMGASGVQLGTRFVCAHESIAHPNFKKAFIRGNARDAITSVQVDARLPVIPVRALKNKGTEEFTKKQIEVAKLLDAGEIEMGEAQLQIEHFWAGALRKAVIDGDVENGSVMAGQSVGMVKAEESVAEIVKSLTDEAEAALAR is encoded by the coding sequence ATGCAATCCCAATCCAAACTCTCCCACCTCATGAAACGCGGCACTGACCTGCTAGGCAGTGAAACCGCGATTATGTGCGGGGCGATGTCCTGGGTGTCGGAGCGCAATCTGGTGAGCGCTATCTCCAATGCGGGTGGATTTGGTGTGATTGCTTGCGGCGCGATGACGCCGGATTTGCTCGACACGGAAATTGCCGAGACCAAGAAGCTAACCAGCAAGCCGTTTGGCGTGAACCTGATTACCATGCATCCGGATTTGATGGCGCTGATCGCTGTGTGCGGTAAACATGAAGTCACGCACGTTGTTTTGGCCGGCGGTCTGCCGCCCAAGGGCAGTCTGGAGGCGATCAAGGCAACCGGCGCAAAAGTGATTTGTTTTGCGCCTGCATTGTCCTTGGCGAAAAAATTTCTCCGCTCGGGCGTCGATGCGATTGTGATCGAAGGCATGGAAGCGGGCGGGCATATCGGGCCGGTATCGACCAGCGTGCTGGCGCAAGAAATTTTGCCGGAACTTGCGAAAGAAGTGCCGATATTTGTCGCAGGCGGCATCGCGCGCGGTTCGGCCATTGCAGGTTATCTGGAAATGGGAGCAAGCGGTGTCCAGCTCGGGACGCGCTTTGTTTGCGCGCATGAATCCATCGCCCATCCCAATTTCAAGAAAGCTTTCATTCGCGGCAATGCGCGGGATGCGATAACCAGCGTGCAGGTCGATGCGCGCCTGCCGGTCATTCCGGTTCGGGCGCTGAAAAACAAGGGCACGGAAGAGTTCACCAAAAAGCAGATCGAAGTTGCCAAGTTGCTGGACGCAGGCGAAATAGAAATGGGCGAGGCGCAATTGCAGATCGAGCATTTCTGGGCCGGGGCATTGCGCAAGGCGGTGATTGACGGTGATGTCGAGAATGGCAGCGTGATGGCCGGGCAATCTGTGGGCATGGTGAAGGCAGAAGAAAGCGTGGCCGAAATTGTCAAATCGCTGACCGACGAGGCGGAAGCTGCGCTCGCTCGCTAA
- a CDS encoding aspartate kinase yields the protein MARIVMKFGGTSMAGIERIRRVAQIVRQQADAGHEVAVVVSAMAGDTDRLVNFCREASTLSDPAEYDVVVASGEQVTAGLLSIALQSLGARARSWLGWQMPIRTIEAHSKARIDDIDGSALVAAMQSGEIAIIPGFQGISEAGRITTLGRGGSDTSAVAIAAAVKADRCDIYTDVDGVYTTDPRIVTKAKKLKTVTFEEMLELASVGAKVLQTRSVGLAMKEGVRIQVLSSFTDDGAPSADELPGTMIISEDEMEKSDMERQLITGIAHDKNESKITLTRVPDKPGAVANIFGPLADAAINVDMIIQNVGREKGETDVTFTVPTSDLDRTMQVLEAAKESIGYNRLISDSNVAKISVVGVGMKSHAGIASTMFKALADRGVNIQAITTSEIKVSVLIEEDYTELALRVLHTAYGLDAEDAA from the coding sequence ATGGCACGCATAGTGATGAAATTTGGCGGCACGTCCATGGCCGGAATTGAGCGCATCCGCCGCGTGGCGCAGATCGTCAGGCAACAGGCGGACGCCGGGCATGAAGTAGCGGTAGTTGTGTCCGCTATGGCGGGCGACACCGACCGGCTGGTGAATTTCTGCCGCGAGGCGAGTACGCTTTCGGATCCGGCGGAATATGATGTTGTGGTCGCCTCGGGCGAGCAGGTTACGGCTGGCTTGCTGTCAATCGCCTTGCAATCGCTGGGTGCAAGAGCGCGCAGCTGGCTGGGTTGGCAAATGCCCATCCGCACCATTGAGGCCCACAGCAAAGCCCGAATCGATGACATCGACGGCAGCGCGCTTGTCGCTGCCATGCAATCGGGCGAAATCGCTATCATCCCGGGGTTCCAGGGAATCAGCGAAGCGGGCCGGATTACCACATTGGGGCGCGGCGGATCAGACACCAGCGCAGTTGCGATAGCCGCTGCGGTGAAAGCGGATCGCTGCGATATTTATACCGATGTCGATGGTGTCTACACCACCGACCCGCGCATCGTGACTAAAGCAAAAAAACTGAAAACCGTAACCTTTGAGGAAATGCTGGAGCTCGCCAGCGTTGGCGCAAAAGTGTTGCAAACCCGTTCGGTCGGACTTGCGATGAAGGAAGGCGTGCGCATTCAGGTACTTTCGTCGTTCACCGACGACGGCGCACCCAGCGCAGATGAACTGCCCGGCACAATGATCATCAGCGAAGATGAAATGGAGAAAAGTGATATGGAGCGCCAACTGATAACCGGCATCGCCCATGACAAGAACGAGTCCAAAATTACGCTCACCCGTGTGCCGGATAAACCCGGCGCCGTGGCGAACATCTTCGGCCCGCTCGCCGATGCTGCGATCAACGTCGATATGATCATTCAGAATGTTGGCCGCGAAAAAGGCGAGACGGATGTCACCTTCACCGTGCCAACCAGCGATCTCGACCGGACGATGCAGGTGCTCGAAGCCGCCAAGGAGAGCATTGGTTATAACCGCCTGATTTCTGACAGTAATGTCGCGAAAATTTCCGTTGTCGGTGTGGGCATGAAAAGCCACGCCGGTATCGCCTCCACCATGTTCAAGGCGCTGGCGGATCGCGGCGTCAATATTCAGGCGATTACGACATCAGAGATTAAAGTGAGCGTGTTGATCGAGGAAGATTATACAGAGCTGGCGCTGCGGGTGCTGCACACAGCCTACGGGCTTGATGCCGAGGATGCGGCTTGA
- the ubiG gene encoding bifunctional 2-polyprenyl-6-hydroxyphenol methylase/3-demethylubiquinol 3-O-methyltransferase UbiG gives MTKASTASSSGKTTINPDEAAHFGALAADWWDPKGSSAMLHRLNPVRLGYIRHAINTHFGTDTQDLKPLAGKRALDVGCGAGLVCEPLARMGAEVAGLDAAPENIAAAKAHAEPLGLGIDYRNEAIEKFDRTGFDVVTSLEVIEHVDDPAGFMAGLATALADDGLMILSTPNRTTMSKLMLVDLAEMTGRIPKGTHHHDQFFTPTELTAMLGDSGLEVIDTTGISYSPASGFSLSDDLKLNYLMTVVKG, from the coding sequence ATGACAAAGGCAAGTACCGCCAGTTCTTCTGGCAAGACCACGATCAATCCAGATGAAGCTGCGCATTTTGGTGCGCTGGCCGCAGACTGGTGGGATCCCAAGGGATCTTCTGCGATGCTCCACCGGCTTAATCCGGTGCGATTGGGCTATATCAGGCATGCGATTAACACGCATTTTGGCACTGATACCCAGGATCTGAAACCGCTGGCAGGCAAGCGTGCGCTCGATGTTGGTTGCGGCGCGGGGCTGGTGTGCGAGCCGCTGGCGCGGATGGGGGCGGAGGTCGCGGGGCTGGACGCTGCGCCGGAAAACATCGCGGCGGCAAAAGCCCATGCTGAGCCGCTGGGATTGGGGATTGATTATCGCAATGAGGCGATTGAGAAATTTGATCGGACGGGATTTGATGTTGTAACCTCGCTCGAAGTGATCGAGCATGTTGATGATCCGGCTGGCTTTATGGCAGGACTAGCAACCGCATTGGCGGATGACGGCCTGATGATCCTCTCAACCCCCAATCGCACGACCATGTCGAAACTGATGTTGGTTGATCTGGCCGAGATGACCGGGCGGATACCCAAAGGCACACATCACCATGATCAATTTTTCACGCCGACAGAGCTTACAGCCATGCTGGGTGATTCGGGACTGGAAGTGATCGACACAACCGGCATCAGCTACAGTCCGGCAAGCGGCTTTTCGCTCTCGGATGATCTGAAGCTTAATTATCTGATGACGGTTGTTAAAGGATAA
- a CDS encoding YdeI/OmpD-associated family protein, whose translation MGSANPLIDAYVEKAQDFAKPILIHLRALIHEARPDIEEAVKWGMPFFTLNGKNLCNIAAFKGHAVFGFWEGLNVEIPKSKDAMGHLGRIRSLDDLPSDKEMLAMIRSVIKQMEHPEKAKAKPIKRPVKVPPMPDDFAAAIAAKSKAQETYDGFAPSHKRDYLEWVIDAKRDETRQKRIKQAVEWMAEGKDRNWKYR comes from the coding sequence GTGGGTTCAGCAAATCCCCTTATTGATGCCTATGTCGAGAAAGCACAGGATTTTGCCAAGCCGATCCTCATCCATTTGCGCGCATTGATTCATGAGGCGCGGCCGGATATCGAGGAAGCAGTGAAATGGGGTATGCCATTTTTCACGCTGAACGGGAAAAACCTATGCAATATTGCCGCGTTTAAGGGGCATGCGGTTTTTGGTTTTTGGGAGGGGCTTAACGTCGAAATTCCAAAGTCCAAGGATGCGATGGGGCATTTGGGACGGATCCGGTCGCTTGATGATTTACCATCAGACAAAGAAATGCTGGCGATGATCCGATCTGTTATCAAGCAAATGGAGCATCCGGAAAAGGCCAAAGCAAAGCCCATAAAGAGGCCGGTCAAAGTGCCGCCAATGCCCGATGATTTTGCGGCTGCGATTGCTGCCAAAAGCAAAGCGCAGGAAACATATGATGGCTTTGCTCCAAGCCACAAGCGCGATTATCTGGAATGGGTAATTGATGCAAAACGCGATGAAACCCGGCAGAAGCGTATCAAGCAAGCGGTCGAATGGATGGCCGAGGGCAAGGATCGCAACTGGAAATATCGTTAG
- a CDS encoding DUF3224 domain-containing protein → MQTASGDFEVEMKPVSGEGEDPARMSIGKTFTGDLTGTSTGQMMMGGTEETGARVYVALETITGSLGGKDGSFIAAHRGTMSPKGQELSIIIVPDSGTGALAGITGTMEIDNVDGAHSYTVTYNLPE, encoded by the coding sequence ATGCAAACGGCGAGCGGCGATTTCGAAGTTGAAATGAAACCTGTCTCCGGCGAAGGCGAAGACCCCGCACGGATGTCGATTGGCAAAACATTTACCGGCGATCTGACTGGCACCAGCACGGGTCAGATGATGATGGGCGGCACAGAAGAAACCGGTGCGCGCGTCTATGTGGCCCTGGAAACAATCACTGGATCACTTGGCGGCAAAGACGGTAGCTTCATCGCTGCCCATCGCGGTACAATGTCGCCCAAGGGTCAAGAACTTTCGATCATCATCGTTCCGGATTCAGGAACCGGTGCGCTGGCCGGAATTACAGGCACGATGGAAATCGACAATGTCGATGGCGCGCATAGCTATACCGTGACCTATAATTTGCCTGAATAG
- a CDS encoding glutathione S-transferase family protein, producing the protein MWQLFQFPLCPFSRKVRLLMGEKSVAYELVRESPWLQRDAFLDMNPAARTPVLKHGQRDIVLVDSVAICEYLEETVEKAPMINGTATNRAEIRRLVAWFDEQFYGDVTAPMLYERMHKRIVHRAPPDAKVLREAMRRANVHLDYIDYLIDHRSWLAGATMSLADLTAAAQISVADYLGGIDWTGHEQTKAWYQMFKSRPSFRPLLSERMEVIAPPEHYEKVDF; encoded by the coding sequence ATGTGGCAGTTGTTCCAGTTCCCTCTATGTCCGTTTTCGCGCAAAGTCCGCCTGCTTATGGGCGAAAAGTCGGTCGCCTATGAACTGGTGCGCGAATCGCCGTGGCTGCAGCGTGATGCATTTCTGGATATGAACCCGGCCGCGCGCACTCCGGTGCTCAAACATGGCCAGCGCGATATTGTCCTCGTCGATAGCGTGGCGATCTGCGAATATCTTGAAGAGACGGTCGAAAAAGCGCCGATGATTAACGGCACTGCAACCAATCGCGCCGAGATCCGCCGCCTCGTGGCCTGGTTTGATGAACAATTTTACGGCGATGTGACCGCGCCCATGCTCTATGAACGTATGCATAAACGCATCGTCCATCGCGCTCCGCCAGACGCCAAGGTGCTGCGCGAGGCCATGCGCCGCGCCAATGTTCACCTCGACTACATCGATTATCTGATCGATCACCGTAGCTGGCTGGCTGGCGCAACCATGAGCCTGGCTGACCTTACCGCCGCTGCGCAAATTTCCGTCGCCGATTATCTCGGCGGGATCGACTGGACCGGGCACGAGCAAACCAAAGCATGGTATCAAATGTTCAAATCGCGGCCATCCTTCCGGCCTTTGCTGTCGGAACGCATGGAAGTGATTGCCCCGCCCGAGCATTACGAGAAGGTGGATTTTTAA
- a CDS encoding VOC family protein — protein sequence MTKITPNYLEMKAADLPASKAFYEKAFGFAFTDYGPEYAAVEGGPVQIGIAAGDEPAAPMPVFEADDLEAAYVQVKGTGAQIVAEIFAYPGGRRFECLDPSGNRLAVYKPG from the coding sequence ATGACCAAAATCACCCCCAATTATCTTGAAATGAAAGCAGCGGACTTGCCCGCCAGCAAAGCCTTCTACGAAAAGGCCTTTGGATTTGCATTCACCGATTACGGGCCGGAATATGCTGCTGTGGAAGGTGGCCCGGTACAGATTGGTATTGCCGCCGGAGATGAACCCGCCGCGCCAATGCCTGTTTTTGAGGCAGATGATCTGGAGGCGGCCTATGTGCAGGTCAAGGGGACCGGCGCGCAAATTGTTGCGGAAATATTTGCGTATCCCGGCGGGCGGCGCTTTGAGTGTCTGGATCCATCAGGCAACCGGCTGGCTGTGTACAAACCGGGATAA
- a CDS encoding PEP-CTERM sorting domain-containing protein: protein MLKIAASAALGLLTFTSAASAALIDPQFQRLELTYSGIITNPAAEQIELRDYDGFPAQTYTGPAPDYPYKIGDPFKYSVQVEVPTAAFIDFIKDRTGSILTDADGNYRFTGTDNLSGTLPTGKTSGLDITGSITPGYLNSPGDGNRIKGIDIVFNPAANSYKLALDENGWGRTLLVGPQFIFDEATGTITGGENCFPAPSQFDCTHSYTSFSGTATSLILDRIAVTDSRDGRIWRGLADGFEVTGGWNLPLFGADPTEVPAPPALLLFGMGAGTLAWRRRKQRAN, encoded by the coding sequence ATGTTAAAAATCGCAGCATCAGCAGCGCTTGGGCTACTCACGTTCACCTCAGCGGCCTCGGCAGCGTTGATTGATCCCCAGTTTCAGCGGCTTGAACTTACCTATTCCGGAATAATAACAAATCCGGCGGCAGAGCAGATAGAATTGCGCGACTATGACGGCTTTCCGGCCCAAACATACACTGGCCCCGCTCCCGATTATCCCTACAAGATCGGCGATCCATTCAAATATTCGGTTCAGGTGGAAGTTCCGACAGCAGCGTTTATCGATTTCATCAAGGATCGCACGGGCAGTATCCTGACGGATGCTGATGGAAACTACAGGTTTACAGGCACAGATAATCTGTCTGGTACACTGCCAACCGGCAAAACTTCAGGCCTTGATATTACCGGAAGTATAACGCCAGGCTACCTGAATAGCCCGGGTGACGGCAATCGTATCAAAGGTATCGATATCGTATTTAATCCGGCGGCTAACAGCTACAAGCTAGCATTGGACGAAAACGGCTGGGGCCGAACTTTACTTGTCGGCCCTCAATTTATCTTTGATGAAGCCACCGGAACAATAACCGGCGGTGAAAATTGTTTCCCGGCGCCATCTCAATTTGATTGTACGCATTCCTATACCAGCTTCTCCGGAACCGCGACGTCTCTGATCCTTGATCGCATTGCTGTAACGGACTCGCGCGATGGCCGAATATGGCGCGGGTTGGCGGACGGATTTGAAGTGACAGGCGGTTGGAATTTGCCGTTGTTTGGCGCAGACCCAACCGAGGTTCCAGCGCCTCCCGCGCTATTGCTGTTCGGCATGGGTGCAGGCACGTTGGCATGGCGGCGGCGCAAGCAACGCGCAAACTGA